A window of the Cheilinus undulatus linkage group 21, ASM1832078v1, whole genome shotgun sequence genome harbors these coding sequences:
- the LOC121503959 gene encoding interferon-induced protein 44-like: MHPIQTGSLNRKSVHLRNTEESLDFLKAYNPLKKEVSHLRILLHGPVGAGKSSFVNSADSTLRSQVSVRDKTDAISGSSHTKEYTTYKIRKDDQSFYPLVFNDIMGFEQNLENGISVDDVKLALQGHVKEGYQFNPVSPLKTTDPSYNSNPSLDDQVHVLVCVVPVSSVSLLNQNMVEKLKQVREAANKLDIPQMAILTKVDEACPEVKKDINNLHKSKYLKEQVEKFSKILGLPVNCIFLLKNYESEIDTSDEISVPILAALKQMVNYGEDYLNDQSEATSLFSSH, from the exons ATGCATCCAATCCAGaccggaagtctcaaccggaagtccgtacatctaag GAACACCGAAGAAAGTCTGGACTTTCTCAAGGCTTACAACCCCCTAAAAAAAGAAGTCAGTCATCTAAGAATTCTGCTTCATGGTCCCGTTGGTGCTGGAAAGTCCAGTTTTGTGAACTCTGCTGACTCCACTTTAAGAAGTCAAGTTTCAGTGCGAGATAAAACAGATGCAATCTCTGGGAGCAGCCACACCAAGGAA TACACAACTTACAAGATCCGAAAAGACGATCAGAGCTTCTATCCTTTGGTTTTTAACGACATCATGGGATTTGAGCAAAACCTGGAAAATGGAATCAGTGTGGACGACGTGAAACTGGCTCTGCAGGGACACGTGAAGGAAGGATACCAG TTCAACCCTGTCAGCCCACTAAAAACCACTGATCCCAGCTACAACTCAAATCCTTCTCTGGATGACCAAGTCCACGTCCTGGTCTGCGTTGTTCCTGTCAGCTCAGTCTCTCTGCTGAATCAGAATATGGTGGAGAAGTTAAAACAAGTCAGAGAAGCTGCCAATAAACTGG ATATTCCCCAAATGGCCATTCTCACCAAAGTGGACGAGGCCTGTCCTGAGGTGAAGAAAGATATTAACAACCTACACAAGAGCAAGTACCTGAAGGAGCAG GTGGAAAAATTCAGCAAGATCCTGGGATTACCAGTTAACTGCATCTTTCTGTTGAAGAACTACGAATCAGAAATCGATACCAGTGATGAGATCAGTGTGCCGATCCTGGCCGCACTGAAACAGATGGTGAACTATGGAGAGGACTACCTGAATGATCAGAGTGAAG